The DNA segment AGAGCATCAGCGGCGGCGCGAGCTATCTGCAGGATATGATGGGAAAAGTCCCGGAAACGGTGCCGGAAGAGGAGCGGATCTGGTTCGCGCTGGCGGCTTACAATATGGGCTACGCGCACATGCTTGACGCGCGAGCGCTGACGGCCAAAACAAAAGGCAATCCGGACAGCTGGTCAGACGTAAAACAGCGGCTGCCGCTGCTCAGCCAGAAGCCATGGTACAACAAGCTGACATACGGCTACGCGCGCGGGCATGAAGCCTACGCCTACGTGGAAAATATCCGTAAATATCAGATTAGCCTGGTCGGGTATCTGCTGGAG comes from the Oceanidesulfovibrio indonesiensis genome and includes:
- the mltF gene encoding membrane-bound lytic murein transglycosylase MltF — protein: LGHGDDFDYVDTRSFLRAVDSVLPDLQPLFEKYAQEIDWKLLAAISYQESHWDTQATSPTGVRGLMMLTKNTALSLGVNDRTDAEQSISGGASYLQDMMGKVPETVPEEERIWFALAAYNMGYAHMLDARALTAKTKGNPDSWSDVKQRLPLLSQKPWYNKLTYGYARGHEAYAYVENIRKYQISLVGYLLE